From Acidobacteriota bacterium, a single genomic window includes:
- a CDS encoding VWA domain-containing protein has protein sequence MTIDRASRRRWIGSFVRVATAAAVVSVGAGLAVEWRAGAQTIGQGESQTARQSDSQQPPQGQQPQRPVFRTGANAVRVDVFATKSGVPVEDLTADDFEVLEDNAPQKVDAFEHIKIQSSGVPATRVEPRNVREANQMAADPRARLFVLFLDTYHVHQTASHNVTRPLMNLLNRLVGDEDLIAVMSPEMAASDIMFTRRTDKIAQMLASFRWWGQRGREGFTDDPMEQQYMNCYPPQVGEGATSSIAQEMIERRREKNTLDALVDLVRHLHGIREERKAILLVSEGWRLFRPDPSMMSASTRPPTMGVGADGRLGNVDRYNPGGVSRAVCDQDRVMLSGIDDDRRFRDIMDEANRANASFYPIEPRGLPVFDNDIGPNPPPTISDDFTMLQGRHDTLLTIANNTDGMAVINSNDIDSGLKRVVSDLSSYYLLGYTSTNSKLDGKFRAIKVRVKRPGVEVRARRGYKAPTQEEAAAMTATAAAPVVDEATAAISKTIATLEGSTREAPLRVSVSPGWWAPAGDPSKAKPAGAEPALWIMGEVDTRSKTGEDWSQGGEADVAITGKDGSTVVRYTVPISAGSGRFLTRFPRTLDDVWLDPGSYAVRVRVTPTTGGLPITDTAHFDVASPARSDVLMLGQPIYFRRGTAASAPENPTTDPRFRRTERIVIQMSMSLVPDKVSGELVNRSGKTMALPVSATVVEKDAVRWVRSELALAPLAVGDYVIRITTERGTQKIQMLAPFRIVP, from the coding sequence ATGACCATTGATCGCGCGTCGCGGCGTCGTTGGATCGGCAGCTTCGTGCGCGTGGCGACTGCCGCTGCCGTCGTCAGCGTCGGGGCGGGGCTGGCGGTGGAGTGGCGGGCCGGCGCGCAAACCATCGGCCAGGGCGAAAGCCAGACCGCGCGGCAGTCCGACAGCCAGCAGCCCCCCCAGGGGCAGCAACCCCAGCGCCCGGTATTCCGCACCGGCGCGAACGCGGTGCGCGTCGATGTCTTCGCGACCAAGAGCGGCGTGCCGGTCGAGGACCTTACCGCCGACGATTTCGAGGTGCTCGAAGACAACGCTCCGCAGAAGGTGGACGCGTTCGAGCACATTAAGATTCAGAGCAGCGGGGTGCCGGCGACGCGAGTTGAGCCGCGGAACGTCCGCGAGGCGAACCAGATGGCGGCCGATCCGCGCGCCCGGTTGTTCGTGCTGTTCCTCGACACGTACCACGTCCACCAGACGGCCTCGCACAATGTGACGCGGCCGCTCATGAACCTGCTCAATCGTCTGGTGGGCGATGAGGACCTGATTGCCGTGATGTCGCCCGAGATGGCGGCATCCGACATCATGTTCACGCGCCGCACGGACAAGATCGCGCAAATGCTCGCCAGCTTCCGGTGGTGGGGCCAGCGCGGGCGCGAGGGCTTTACCGACGACCCCATGGAACAGCAGTACATGAACTGCTATCCGCCGCAGGTGGGGGAGGGCGCCACGTCATCGATCGCGCAGGAGATGATCGAGCGCCGCCGCGAGAAGAACACGCTTGATGCGCTCGTGGATCTCGTCCGTCATCTTCATGGCATCCGGGAAGAGCGCAAGGCGATTCTGCTGGTCAGCGAGGGATGGCGGCTGTTCCGCCCAGACCCGAGCATGATGTCGGCCAGCACCCGCCCGCCCACCATGGGCGTCGGGGCTGATGGACGGCTTGGCAATGTCGATCGGTACAACCCGGGTGGCGTAAGCCGCGCGGTCTGCGACCAGGATCGCGTAATGCTCTCGGGCATCGACGATGACCGGCGTTTTCGCGACATCATGGACGAAGCCAATCGCGCCAACGCGAGTTTCTATCCGATCGAGCCGCGCGGCTTGCCCGTGTTCGACAATGACATCGGCCCGAATCCTCCGCCCACAATCTCCGACGATTTCACGATGCTCCAGGGCCGGCACGATACGCTCCTGACCATTGCCAACAACACGGATGGCATGGCGGTGATCAACTCCAACGACATCGACAGCGGTCTTAAACGCGTCGTGTCCGATCTGTCGTCCTACTACCTGCTGGGCTACACATCGACCAACTCGAAACTCGACGGCAAGTTTCGCGCAATCAAGGTGCGCGTGAAGCGACCCGGTGTGGAAGTGCGCGCCCGGCGGGGGTACAAGGCGCCAACCCAGGAGGAGGCCGCGGCCATGACGGCGACAGCGGCTGCGCCGGTGGTCGACGAAGCCACTGCGGCCATCAGCAAGACGATTGCGACGCTCGAAGGGTCGACGCGCGAGGCGCCCCTGCGCGTGTCGGTGAGTCCGGGCTGGTGGGCGCCCGCCGGCGATCCCTCGAAGGCCAAGCCCGCTGGTGCCGAACCCGCACTGTGGATCATGGGGGAGGTCGACACCCGATCGAAGACCGGCGAGGACTGGAGCCAGGGCGGCGAGGCCGACGTCGCGATCACGGGCAAGGACGGCTCGACGGTTGTTCGATATACGGTGCCGATTTCTGCCGGATCGGGCCGATTCCTCACGCGCTTTCCACGGACCCTCGATGACGTGTGGCTCGACCCCGGCAGTTACGCGGTGCGCGTGCGCGTGACGCCGACGACGGGAGGTCTGCCTATCACGGATACGGCACATTTCGACGTGGCGTCGCCGGCCCGGTCGGATGTGCTGATGCTGGGCCAGCCGATCTACTTCAGGCGGGGAACCGCGGCGAGCGCACCCGAGAATCCGACTACCGACCCGCGCTTCCGGCGGACCGAGCGCATCGTCATTCAGATGTCTATGTCGCTTGTGCCCGACAAGGTGAGCGGCGAGCTGGTCAATCGCAGCGGCAAGACGATGGCGCTGCCGGTGAGCGCAACCGTGGTCGAGAAGGACGCCGTGCGCTGGGTGCGGTCGGAGTTGGCGCTGGCACCGCTGGCGGTGGGCGATTACGTGATCCGGATCACGACCGAGCGCGGCACCCAGAAGATCCAGATGCTCGCGCCGTTCCGGATTGTTCCCTGA
- a CDS encoding CarD family transcriptional regulator, with translation MTFEIGDKVIYPNHGLGIVERIEEKTILGTTCGFYHLRIAANDTTVLVPLANVDGVGLRRAIDDGEVDRLFKLLGDGKIDAQQNWKGRFKDNSEKMRTGSIYDVADVLKSLSLLSKSKSLSFREKRMLDRARFLIITEVSEVVQEVATAIESRLDFALNKCIAVRARNLEKAKATKVPVKPAVRARAS, from the coding sequence GTGACATTCGAAATCGGCGACAAGGTCATCTACCCGAATCACGGACTTGGCATTGTCGAACGGATCGAAGAGAAGACCATCCTGGGCACAACCTGCGGCTTCTATCATCTGCGGATTGCCGCCAACGACACGACGGTGCTCGTTCCACTGGCGAATGTGGACGGCGTCGGGTTGCGGCGCGCAATCGACGATGGCGAGGTCGACCGGTTGTTCAAATTGCTCGGCGATGGGAAGATCGACGCCCAGCAGAACTGGAAAGGCCGCTTCAAGGACAACTCCGAGAAGATGCGCACGGGGTCCATCTACGATGTGGCTGACGTGCTCAAGAGCCTTTCCCTGCTCAGTAAGTCGAAGAGTCTCTCGTTCCGCGAAAAGCGCATGCTCGATCGCGCCCGATTCCTCATCATCACGGAAGTCTCCGAGGTGGTGCAGGAAGTAGCGACGGCGATTGAAAGTCGCCTCGACTTCGCCCTCAACAAGTGCATCGCTGTCCGCGCCCGCAATCTCGAGAAGGCGAAGGCGACCAAGGTGCCGGTCAAGCCGGCGGTCCGCGCCCGGGCGTCGTAG